The DNA region CTTatgtaatcacacacacacacacacacacacacacactcattagcTCCTGCGTGCTAAGCTTCATGCAGTCAGCCGTCATTAGCTGCAGCTATTCAGGTAAAACGACCTTTAGGGGTTAATCAGCCACAGCCAATCAAAGCTGCCTCCCTCCATCGCTCCTCCTCACGACTCTCCCAGGACAGAGTGTTCTGCTCGtggcaggagagggagagcgagtcAGCGGGTGGcccgatgcccccccccccccccccccgctcagcGGTTCCTTCAGATCTCGGATGGGAATCTTTCCTTCCGTCTTTTGAGGAAGTGACACTGTTTGTGCATGATGTCTGCGGGGAATGAGCGCGTCCCCTGTGGAGAGGGCAGGGTATCCTGACAGCTGCTGATTCAGACTCGCAAGCAtatggtcacacacacacgcacacacacacacacacacacacgcacacacacacacgcacacacacacgcacacgaaGAGTGAGAGTTCATTTCCTCCCACACTAATCACTCTTCGCTCTCGTGAACTTGCGCCTTTTGACACATTTTGTCACGCAATTCTCGCTCAACGACATCATCCCGGGAGCGGAGCCGCCGCGCTGGACCCGGGTTGAAAAGTGACGCTGGCTGACTGGACCCACGGCCTCTCCGGGGCGCAGAAAGACCCTGTTCCATGTAGATAACGGCTCCGTATTGTTACGCTGGTTATCTGGTGAAGCGTCCAGCTCATGCCTGCTAACTCCAGCAGCTCTTAACTTAAACATCCTTTACATTCTCCACTTCAGGTTTTCTAGCCTCCAGTTTAGCTTAAATGCTCTGATGTTGCGTAACGGCCTTGGGTGTTGCCAGCACTTTGAGGTCTGTTGTGTTGCcaacagagagtgtgtgtgtgtgtgtgtgtgtgtgttttctatttCCTCCCACTTCTTTATTTCGACCATTTTCGGAGTCTGAGTtgaatcttttattttctttgttgctgGAGTTTTGTGGAATTTCTGACACATCACAACAGCCTGAGGAGTTTCTGTTTGCACCGCTGGGCCACGTTATTTCCTGTGCTTCCGGTTTCAGTCCGACTCTGGTTTCAGTTGTCCAACATCCAGCCTGGTTCTCCCAGTAACCTCTTCATCTAACTCACATTTGTGTGAATCACTTGTTAAAGTGTGATAAATATAGGTGGGTCGTGTGTGACTCAGAGGAAAAACCTCCGCCGTCGGAAAGCAAATGTCACCTGCACTGGAGCCGTTCCCATGGATACCAAAACTGCTAAATACTTCCCATTACCATTGCGCAACGGTTTCCACTCATGTCCGGTGTGAGCGTGCTGAGCCGTCCTCGCCACGATGGAAGCAGCAATGGCGGCGGCGTTGACGGGCCAGCACACTTTTCCTGCTGTTCGCCGTTGATTTTCCCTACAGTCAGAACTGGGAATGTTCCCACGCGGCATGCAGCCGAGCAGGTTCGTCCGTGTCCGACGGCGATAGAGGCGAGGACGGCTCATCCcgccgctccgccccctcccgcGTCCACACGTTGTTGTCAGGCTGCCCCCTAATGGACGCCGCGTGGAATATATCTACAGGGACGCTCCGGTTCAGGGCCGTTTCCTCTCCCACTTCAGATTTAATACACGTTAATGTGCGAAAggtcctccaggctgctgcggAACTGCTGATAACGGCCACAGAAATGAGGAACTCCTCAGCACCTTCCAGGCAGCAGGAACTCTCAGCGGTGGTGAAATACGGCCGCCATCCGTCCACCATCAGGACCGCCCCCTGGGCTCTGCATCACATGCTCATGCCGCCTTATACAGGAACTCACCGCAGACACCCCTGGGAACGATGGCGGCGGTCCGCTCGAGACGAAGTTTGTGCAGGTGggatcaggaggaggacgacgaggTGTTCGCCTGCTCGCCCCCGGAGGTAACGGAGACGGTGGAAGGAACTTGGAAATGAGGTTTATCGGCAGTCAACTGCAGCAGGTGCTGCTGTCCCGGGACCGCTTCTGGTCCACTTTATATTGGATCTTTGTGGGGGTTTCCAGCGGTTTCATGCATATTTCATCCTCACTGATCTGTGTGCAGCACATCGCCGGTGTTGCTATGCCTGACATGACTTCAGCCCTCTCCGGCCCCACATGCTGGGAAGCTGCTTCTATTTTTTGATTTAGTTTTGGATCATCGAGCATGAAATAATCTCGCTGATTCTGCCCTCGACGGGAGCGGCAgcgatgctgcagatgctaaaTTCCCCTTTCAGACTGGATAACTGTGTTCTGTCACGTGCCAGTGTTGAAACTTTTTCAGGGTTCTGTGTTCAGGTTCCTGCGTCCTGTTCCACGGGAACTTTTCTGCAGGCTTTCAGTCCCGGCTGAGCCCATTTAACCGGGCTCCATTTAAACGTTGCGCCGTGTCTCTAATCACAAGATAACGCTTCCTGTCCTTGAAAGCTTCTCCGTCTTGGTGTGTGGTGCTGAATTTGGACAGATTGTTCCATCAGTGTTCGGGCTGCGTCAGTTTCTGTTCCTCGTTTCAAACCGACGTTACGCAACGTCTGCTGTATGAGTTCATTAAATTCCTCGGCTCCGTGTCAAAGCGAGCGCTCTCAAGCCGTTCCCGGAGCCATTTTTGCCGCATCATTTGATGTTAAAGGCTTTTCCTTTGTGCTGCAGTGGCGTCCAGGGCTCAGCGGGGTGAGCGGGATGTGATGGCTCCGCGTGGAGCTCAGTGGAAACGGCCATGGAGGTTTTTAATGTGTAACTGGGGTCAGACGGTCCCTGTGCTGACGTGCAGCTGGTGCTTTCTCTCCTCAGACCGTGTCTTCGTCAGGCCAGGGCCGCTCAGAGTCCCCCGTCTACACCAACCTCCAGGAGCTGAAGATCACCCAGAGCACcctgccccccgcccccgccggcTCCCCCCTTCACGTCCTGGGTGACTGGGAGACCTACAAGGATCAAAACGGCAGGCACTTTTATTACAACCGCTCCACGCAGGAGAGGACCTGGAAACCGCCGCGAGCAAAGGACGTGAGCACGGGGAGCTCCAGGCACGACAGCCAGAGCACGGGCGAGAGCTCCGAGGTACAAACGCTCAACCTTCCCTCAGTCAACATCCCATCATGGCTCCGCACACTCGTTCATTTAGCAGTCGCTGTCGGCCAGGGTTGAAAATAGATCCCGCTCCTGACGGCGGTGGAGGGTCATCGAAAACATTTTAGCTGTTATGGTGAAAGCTAAACGCAAACACGCGCTAACGTAGGCGTAAACCTGACCTACACGGGAGTTTAAAAACGTCTCCATGGTTACCGGTGCGGCTCAGAAGATGCAGGACTGCTGCCGACAGTTCGGAGTGCTCACTTTAATCAAACACACAGAATTATCCCACAATGGAACGTCTGGGCGGCGTGCACACCCTCTCCCCCCTTAACAAGAACACCGAGCCAGCATCCGGCACGAGTGGGAGCAGCATGTGCAGAATTATGACAACCGTTCCACATTTGATTTGCCAGACACAAGCCTTCATCTGAAGCTATgtgaaacacaaaaacagccctCAGAGCCTTTCCAAGGGGAGAAATGAGTGTTTGTGGCGAACAATGAACGGGTGGCTATTTACTGCACAACACTGCCACCTACAGTCAGAGGGGCGTCACTGTCAGTACAGTCTCGGAATAATCGCCAGGGGTTCTTTACTTTTCTGGGGCTTTATGGTTCCTTTTAGCGTATTAAACTGGTTTGGGGCAGTTCTGTTTTGGGGTGCATGGTTGTCTTTCCTCTCTTTACTGTGTggtgatttctctctctctctcctccctctctctcttcaccgATGATAGAtggctcctttctctctctcgccctctatccttcccttcctctcgcTCTCCGTCGGTCACCTCCAGCCTCTGTCTTCAGAGGACACCTGCTTCAGTACCTACTCTAGCCAGTCGGACAGTCAGTATGGCTCGCCACCTCGCGGCTGGTCCGAAGAGATGGATGAGCACGGACACACGCTGTACATCAGCGACTTTACTAACGAGAAGGTACCGGCCACACGGGGGttcatctgctgcttcttcactgGTGACTCGGGGTGATTTATGCTGGGTATTACACTAGTGCATGACTCAGATGTTTCCTCTGTGATCATTAAATAGACCTCTGGTCTCAGCGTAGCACACATCACCACTGCAGAAGTCTTATTTCTGATATAAAACGTGTTTCTGACACCAGGACAGAAGCAACGTTAACAATGAACACTGGAAATAATTAACGTACAAGTGCAATTGTTTATAATCCAGGCTGGCATCAAAGGAAGTGTTGCCGTTTATTCCTGATGCCTTCCTGTGGGTTTAGCGCTCACGTTAGCTGGCTAGCGTGTTGTCTAACGGTCCtccactgtctgtctgtgcgtcaTTAGTGGCTAAAGCACGTCGACGAGCAGGGACGACCCTATTACTACAGCGCCGACGGCTCAAGGTCAGAGTGGGAGCTTCCCAAGGTGAGAATCAAAGGAGTAAGTCTACAATCTAATGATGCCAGacgatggagaggaggagggagcttTTGAGTCACTGCTCAGCCTGATAAATGTGAAGTGTGGAGCCTCCAGAGTCCCACAGCTGCTGTTGTCTCCTCCCAGTACAACCACTCCCCTCCTCAGCTCTCGGGAGACGCTCCCAAGACGCGCAGCTTGGACAGGCGGCAGGTGGAGCCCATCGTCCTGACCAAGTGGAGACACAGCACCTTTGTGTCCGAGCCCGGCGACAAGGTCTGACTCGCACCTCTGCAAACGACACTACATGTGGGCGAAAGAGCGTTTCCAGAGCCCGTGGGGTCATCTAACCTCTGTGTGGTTGTTCACTGTGTGTTGCTGCCATGAGTTTCAGTACTAGACTGGTTTGCTTTGCAGCGGCTGTTAAAAACCCGGTGTTTCCGCCCAGGCTCCGCCCGCCCGCACTCCTTCAAACACCAAGTCAGTAGGTCGTCGGCCCGAGCCGCCCGGCGCCGCGGACCATGAGATTGCATGTCCTAAATGTCCAGGAGTAACAATCACAcccccccctccgtcctccagctgatTGAGTCCCTTCATCCGAACCTCCGATCACCAGTGATTTGTCTGGAGGAGTTTCAGAGATGCAGCATGATGAGAATCTGCCTGCAGTTTTAATTAAGGACAGTTTAGTTGATCATCGCTCCACTAatcaccctccctcccccccatccGTCTCCGTCACCGCTCACTCCTCCTCCGGTTGTTGTTGAATGTTTCATCCCTGTCTCCCCAGCAGGACGCTCCACAGCCCCCCTCTCCCGACTCTGACTCCTGCCCTTCatctccccccacctctgttAGTAcaccttttatttcctctcttttcctcctttgctTTGTGTCCGGCCTTCCAAATCATCTGCTTTTCCTAATATTTGACGCTTTGAAGATTTTTATCTGGATGTTAAAGGAAGTAGCGGTTGGTTTTAATCGGAGTTCCGCATCCACTCTGTCATGTTTGGGCGTGTTGAGCGGGATTAAGGAAGGCAGACGTGATTGCTCTGGTGGCGGGGTGGATGGTGCTTCAGCGCCatgtgttttcctcctcctcgccgtcGAGTGTTTGTGGAGAATGTGACGCGTGTGCTGATGACTTTATGTCCTCTTCCAGCCGTCTCAGAAGTGCGGCCTCCTGAACATGACAAAGATCACTGAGCACGGAAAGAAAGTCAGGTGAGCGGAGGAACTCAGGTGCTCATTCTGCTGTTTTCACCCGTCTGATATTCCGACATTCCCTCTTCGTGCTGCAGGAAAAACTGGACTTCCTCCTGGACCGTGCTTCAAGGTTCCGCTTTGCTGTTTACCAAGAGTCAAGGAGGCGGCACCAGCTGGGTTAGTGACACAAAACAGATCCCTGCAGCCAGATCCCGAGGCAGGAAGAGCCCGAGGTCCTTCAGGGGCCCGACCGCCggcctcacctctctctctcctccatgttTCATCCCCTCTCCTGTGGTTTCCCTCCCCACAACCCTTCCTCGTCCCTCCATTTTCCCTGTCCTGTCCCGCTCCGTCCACCCATGTAGCCGTACCACAACGGCGCCTCCCTTCCTGAATTTCTCCTGTCGCTGTTGAGTAGCTGGAAGCCGGCTGCTAAGAAACACCCCGCTGTCTCCTCTGAGCTCCACAGATCCTCCTCTGTATgtgcttcctccttcctcctctctgctcctcttcctcctctgcatgTGGCCTCCCCGCCTGTGTCACGCTCTGACAGGCGGCCGCTCGTCAGCATGTCGCAGGACTGTGCTGACATGacggatgtgtgtgtttggcccGAGATGGCTCAGGACTGGTGGAGGCCTGCAGGGGTGTGTTGGTGAGCTCAGGGCTGGGCCGCAACACGCTTCCGTTCTTTTAGGCACCATGAATGCGCTTCTACACAGCGGCCTTGTACGGACGCACTTCCACGCTAGCACACGGGACCATACGGAGTCGGCTCTGTGGAATCTAAGCACCCTTTCACTTAGCTTAACGCGCAGCATCGACAGCGGCCCCACCTGAGCCCCACCTGAGCCCCACCTGAGCCCCACCTGAGCCCCACCTGAGCCCCACCTCGCCTCTGGGCGCTACAGATTTCCATCAAGCATGCAGCATGTTTAGTAGCTCCCTACGGAGTTTCCTTTATTGAAGCCGGCAGCCGGCCGGATGATGAACCAGAGCGCCAGGTCACCTGATCCTCACACTCATGCATGACAGAGCGCTGCTAACGTCCCCGAGCAGGTTCTCCACGCCTTCGCATACCTCAGGGGTCtatttgttcttcttctgtccaGTTCGGAGCCAGTCAGTCCAAACCAGAGTTCACCGTGGACCTGAGAGGGGGCGCCGTGGAATGGGCGTCCAAGGACAAGTCCAGCAAGAAGCACGTTCTCGAGGTGAGGCGTCGACGGCAGGAACACCTAAAAGCTTTGATCTCCAGGGTCTTTTCACACGGCCAGTGTTTTTAACACCAgcggtttctcctgcagctgaagacTCGGCAGGGCACCGAGCTTCTGATCCAGTCGGATAACGATGGCGTCATCAACGAATGGTTCCGAGCGCTGCAGGACTCCATCAGCACCCACGTGAGTTCCACTAGGACTCCTGCCAGTCCAGGCCTTTAGATCTGTCCTCAGTCCGCTTCACACCGAGGTCGCCGACGGTTccgatgtttgtgtttgtgcgcatcaggcctgggagtctgacgAGGCCATCGAGGAGGACATGCCCGAGTCTCCTGTGGAGAAACACGACAAGGACAAAGAACACAGAGACTCCAAGAAGAACAGAGGTCTGTGTGGGCTTGAATGCAAAGGGAAACCTCAGTTGTGTTGAGGCGAGCGGTGGACAACGCTgtcctgtctctgtcctgtctctgtcctgcagccatGAAGAGCTCCACCAGCATGGACTCCTCCGACAACAAGAAAACCCGACACAAGCTGAAGAAGTTCCTGACCCGCCGGCCAACCCTGCAGGCCGTCAGAGACAAGGGCTACATCAAAGGTGCTGGGCCGGCCCCCTGGCGTCGCCCCCCTGTGGCGTCCCCCTCgtctgacccccccctcctgtgtTTGCGTCCCTCAGATCAGGTGTTCGGCTGCAGCCTGTCCGATCTGTGTCACAGGGAGAGCGCCACGGTGCCCGCCTTCGTGAAGATGTGCATCGACCACGTGGAGAACAGCTGTAGGTGCTGGTAAAAAGGCGGCGGACTctgctccccctgcaggtcccTGCTCATCGACACCTTCTCCCCTCGTCCCCTGCAGGTCTCTGCGTTGACGGGCTGTACAGAGTCAGCGGGAACCTGGCCGTCATACAGAAGCTGCGCTACGCCGTCGATCACGGTGAGTTCCCGTCCAGATCCTCCGATTCCGGGCCGCAATCCAGGCTGAGCGGAGCCTTTGTGTCCAGATGAGAAGGTCAACCTGCAGGACGGGAAGTGGGAGGACATCCACGTGACCACCGGAGCGTTGAAGATGTACTTCAGGGAGCTCCCGGAGCCGCTCTTCACCTACGCTCTGTTTCACGACTTCGTCAGCGCCATCAGTGAGTCCTGCGCTTTCTACacaaaccagaaccagaacctcccTGCTCTTCTGGATCTGCTGAGGTCCGGCAGAAGGACCGGTGCCTTCTCCAGCCTGGGTCTTCACCACCAGGAAGTAACATTCAGTTAGAATATTAATGATCCTCCAAAAAAAACAGTCGATCTTCGCTGATATGATGAAAGATTTTGGGGTAAAATTTTAAACCTTAAATATTACCCAGAATCCATCTGTACAGGCGTACCTGTCGCTCTCCTGGCCACTGGGGAAAAGCCCCATAATCCCATTAATCCCCCGTGTAATCGTCTCCCAACGCAACAACGGTTGGATGTTCCTTCAGGCTTTGGTCTCCTCTGTCCTGCAGAGATCACAGATTACAAGCATCGAGTTCAGGCCATCAAGGATCTGGTCAAGCAGCTGCCGAGGCCGAACCACGACACCATGCAGGCGCTCTTCAAACACCTCCGCAAGTAAGACGCGCATCAAAGCGCCGTACTCATGATCAAAGAGTTATGGCTGCCTGGGGGAAAACACCTGTATCAGTTAGTCTGCCATCATTTATTATCAGGCACTAGAGAACTACAACTCCCAcaatccccctctcctccccatcaGAAGTCACATCTTTTAATGTCCCTCTAGGGTGATCGACCACGGGGAGGAAAACCGCATGACCACCCAGAGCGTGGCCATCGTGTTCGGCCCCACGCTGCTGCGGCCCGAGACCGAGACCTTCAACATGGCGGTCCACATGGTCTACCCGAACCAGATCGTGGAGCTCATACTGCATGAGTACGAGAACATCTTCGGCAGGTAGAGAGAGGCGCCGGAGGGCGAGGCTCCGACGCGCTCCCCCTGACCCGGCGCCGACcccgggccgggccggggccGGCGGCGCCAGCATGTTCGTCACACCCCCAACCTTTCGGACCAACGCGGATACGACCACAAAGTCGTGACCACACAAAAGCTCCTCGTTTCCTCCCATTTGTGCATCGCGCTCCTGTCGCGGCGGCGCCCTCGGACCGGGGCGGAACCCCGTGGGTACCGAACCGCCACCTTTGGATCCTAAACGTTCAGACactgaagagaggaggaggatcggGCATTtaccctctgctgctcttttcctttgttcttcttcctttgttccttcatctcctctgtcCTTGAGCGACGGCCCGGCCGTCTCGAGGTCATCGCTGCTGACGCACGCCTGCACGCCGCCCCCGGAACAAATCGCCCCGCAGCGCTTACTTTAGACTACAGCTCACCTCCTCTCTGGCGTGAGAGGCGGAGCCTGTCCACCCTGTCCATGACTCTGAACGCCGTCGGTGGGCGTGGACGCGGCGAGGGTGATGTCATGACGACCTATTGTACAAATGGTGTGCCTGGACTGAGAATgtgaaaggagggggggtgggggggggctggtgttTAATAAAtgacctgggggggggcggggttacCTGAGCAGCAGGTAAATGGAAAAATGTAACTTTACCAAACTGGAATAAAGAGCTGGAAGAGACTAAACAAGACTTCTGGTTTTTGATTCAATATTCAGACTCCAACAGTTGTGGAACGTTCCAAATGAACCAGTTTGGTACGTTCCACCAGTTCAAGGACTGGTTCTGTCAGCCAGGAACCACCAGcaccttcagctgcaggtgagctaaTTAGCGTAGCTTTTTCTGGAATCAAGAATTCCCCAAAATTGCTCCAGTTGGAGCAACTGGAGACTGTTGACTGGGTCTCACTAGTGTTACTGGTCTCACTGTTGTTACTGGTCTCACTGTTGTTACAGGTctcactggtgttactggtctcactggtgttactggtctcACTGGTGTTACAGGTctcactggtgttactggtctcACTAGTGTTACTGGTctcactggtgttactggtctcactggtgttactggtctcACTGGTGTTACAGGTctcactggtgttactggtctcactggtgttactggtctcACTGATGTTACTGGTctcactggtgttactggtctggttatagtggggcagttagacttcctgtcctggctatagtgggacagaggggcgAACTGGACTGGGTTTAATGGAAAACACGGGCTAATTGGACTGGTTCTATTGGAGCAGAAGGGTAACTGGGCTGTGGCGtttttaattgacattttgATCTGACGTCGTCTGGCCGCGTTAGCGAGTTAATGAGATCTGCGGCGAAAGGCCGACGTGCTGCTCCTCGGAGACGCTGTGACATTTCTGTTGGAGATGATCGATAAGTGAGCCGACCTCAGAACAATCTGGTCCAAACAGAACTTTAACTTCAGGAGACGCCTCAGGATGAAGTCTGGCCGAGCAAGCGGCTAACGGGCCAGATTAGCTTCACCTCTCTGGATTTGTTGCTGCTCCTCGCTAAATTTATCCCCTCGCTACATCAAAGCCAAACGTTTCCCTTTAGTCTGGCGGTTTCCTTAACGCTGCTGAGCGGGGAAATCTTGTAGATCCCTTTGGATCCGGGGGGTTCCAGTTCCGCAGGGAAACGGCATCTTCACATCCGTGTGGCCCGTCCGGTCACTCCGAACAGGCTGCCGACAGCTTCTGTCCGTCGCTTTGATATCTGGGAGCGTTTCCATCATGGCCGCCGTCTCCAGGGCAACCATCCCCCGTCTTTCATCCGTCCTAGAGGTGTTTTGCTGGAGGAGTCGTGCTGGCAGATGTTCGGATGCAGAAGTTTCCACCACTAATCCGGCCGTGTCGAAGTGATGCTACGGCCTTTTTTCCCACTCCGCGGGTTCAAACGCGGTCGGCGCTCCGGAGCCGCTTGTTGCTCCTGTCGGCGGCTGATAAACCTCCGGAGGAAGCTGCTCTCGGCTGGGTCCAGTCAGACGGCCCCAGCAGGTACCAGAACAGCAGCTCGTCCTCTTTGTGACggcagcagacagacggacgcCGGCGCCTCAGGAGCGTCGTATCCATCAATGGGATGgatgtggtgggggggctggagctgcatctcctctgttctctggaACCTTTCAGGTGTTCCAACGGACACGAGGAGCGACGGGAGCTGAGGCGGACGGAGACGATCAGCTGGACATCAGGACTGACGCTGAGGGGGGGACGTTCAGCGGCCTCAGCGTCCAAAAATCCACAAAGCTTGTCTCTAAAAACCGATTATGAGGCGCCAGAATTGAGGAAAACCGAGCCTTATAATTTCCCCTGGCTCCTCGAATGGCTGGAAGTTCTGTTAATTTAGGAAGCGATTAACATTAACATGCTACAAAAAGATTTCCTATATTTTGGCATCACTACACAGGGCTaaggctaatgctagctaagGTTGTAGCTGCCAGTTCACAGACCTGAGAGGTCCCTGGTTACCGCCGGGGTGGTTCCTGAACCTGTGGTGAAGCAGGTCTGTGTTGGACCCCTGGGAAACCACCCAGGCGCTGAGTGCTGCCCCCTCGTGGATGAAGGCGGTACTGCGCCACCATATTCGGTGCATTTTTCCTTGAAACGTCGCCTTCCGCAGCAGGTTAATCCTCGGGGAGCCGCGGCTCCAGGCTCCGGAGACGGAAGCATTTCCAGGACCTGCTGTTTGCCTGGAGGAAGCCACAGGCTCAGCGTTCACCGCCAGCAGGCGCCgtcgtggtcacatgacccatgTTTCCCAGAGTCTGAAGCGCTCTTTGTGGTTTGATGCCAGTAATGTAAAAATGGACGTTGTGTTGGTTCCCTCCCAGTTCGCAAAAACATGGagctcatcatcaccaccatcatcaccatcaccttcatcgccatcaccttcatcaccatcatcaccatcatcctccaggatccaggagtCTCTCCAGGTTCTGTTTTCAGGTCTCTCACAGCATTATTGTTCTGATCCTGACCCGC from Takifugu flavidus isolate HTHZ2018 chromosome 15, ASM371156v2, whole genome shotgun sequence includes:
- the LOC130538399 gene encoding rho GTPase-activating protein 12-like isoform X16; this translates as MADLPIAPGEVYIEVEYDYEYKAKNRVITIHQGECYMLVKKTNEDWWQVRKEEGSKAFYVPAQYVREVRKALMPPPKPLPHPPAASGNPPPHNASAVKGKPTSLDLGLQNQPAENLHRQESSYRRSPSAQTAATDRFSPPIHRRDSNNHRTPSSPTDHDRALAEGPHPDARGKSSTLPRARARSPELVRAPLDVDSTQGCDSAGEERRTNDSESGDEMSSSSTEQLQWLKHVDEQGRPYYYSADGSRSEWELPKVRIKGYNHSPPQLSGDAPKTRSLDRRQVEPIVLTKWRHSTFVSEPGDKRLLKTRCFRPGSARPHSFKHQQDAPQPPSPDSDSCPSSPPTSPSQKCGLLNMTKITEHGKKVRKNWTSSWTVLQGSALLFTKSQGGGTSWFGASQSKPEFTVDLRGGAVEWASKDKSSKKHVLELKTRQGTELLIQSDNDGVINEWFRALQDSISTHAWESDEAIEEDMPESPVEKHDKDKEHRDSKKNRAMKSSTSMDSSDNKKTRHKLKKFLTRRPTLQAVRDKGYIKDQVFGCSLSDLCHRESATVPAFVKMCIDHVENSCLCVDGLYRVSGNLAVIQKLRYAVDHDEKVNLQDGKWEDIHVTTGALKMYFRELPEPLFTYALFHDFVSAIKITDYKHRVQAIKDLVKQLPRPNHDTMQALFKHLRKVIDHGEENRMTTQSVAIVFGPTLLRPETETFNMAVHMVYPNQIVELILHEYENIFGR
- the LOC130538399 gene encoding rho GTPase-activating protein 12-like isoform X19, with product MADLPIAPGEVYIEVEYDYEYKAKNRVITIHQGECYMLVKKTNEDWWQVRKEEGSKAFYVPAQYVREVRKALMPPPKPLPHPPAASGNPPPHNASAVKGKPTSLDLGLQNQPAENLHRQESSYRRSPSAQTAATDRFSPPIHRRDSNNHRTPSSPTDHDRALAEGPHPDARGKSSTLPRARARSPELVRAPLDVDSTQGCDSAGEERRTNDSESGDEMSSSSTEQLQWLKHVDEQGRPYYYSADGSRSEWELPKPSQKCGLLNMTKITEHGKKVRKNWTSSWTVLQGSALLFTKSQGGGTSWFGASQSKPEFTVDLRGGAVEWASKDKSSKKHVLELKTRQGTELLIQSDNDGVINEWFRALQDSISTHAWESDEAIEEDMPESPVEKHDKDKEHRDSKKNRAMKSSTSMDSSDNKKTRHKLKKFLTRRPTLQAVRDKGYIKDQVFGCSLSDLCHRESATVPAFVKMCIDHVENSCLCVDGLYRVSGNLAVIQKLRYAVDHDEKVNLQDGKWEDIHVTTGALKMYFRELPEPLFTYALFHDFVSAIKITDYKHRVQAIKDLVKQLPRPNHDTMQALFKHLRKVIDHGEENRMTTQSVAIVFGPTLLRPETETFNMAVHMVYPNQIVELILHEYENIFGR
- the LOC130538399 gene encoding rho GTPase-activating protein 12-like isoform X17, with protein sequence MADLPIAPGEVYIEVEYDYEYKAKNRVITIHQGECYMLVKKTNEDWWQVRKEEGSKAFYVPAQYVREVRKALMPPPKPLPHPPAASGNPPPHNASAVKGKPTSLDLGLQNQPAENLHRQESSYRRSPSAQTAATDRFSPPIHRRDSNNHRTPSSPTDHDRALAEGPHPDARGKSSTLPRARARSPELVRAPLDVDSTQGCDSAGEERRTNDSESGDEMSSSSTEQLQWLKHVDEQGRPYYYSADGSRSEWELPKYNHSPPQLSGDAPKTRSLDRRQVEPIVLTKWRHSTFVSEPGDKRLLKTRCFRPGSARPHSFKHQQDAPQPPSPDSDSCPSSPPTSPSQKCGLLNMTKITEHGKKVRKNWTSSWTVLQGSALLFTKSQGGGTSWFGASQSKPEFTVDLRGGAVEWASKDKSSKKHVLELKTRQGTELLIQSDNDGVINEWFRALQDSISTHAWESDEAIEEDMPESPVEKHDKDKEHRDSKKNRAMKSSTSMDSSDNKKTRHKLKKFLTRRPTLQAVRDKGYIKDQVFGCSLSDLCHRESATVPAFVKMCIDHVENSCLCVDGLYRVSGNLAVIQKLRYAVDHDEKVNLQDGKWEDIHVTTGALKMYFRELPEPLFTYALFHDFVSAIKITDYKHRVQAIKDLVKQLPRPNHDTMQALFKHLRKVIDHGEENRMTTQSVAIVFGPTLLRPETETFNMAVHMVYPNQIVELILHEYENIFGR